Proteins encoded by one window of Ascochyta rabiei chromosome 1, complete sequence:
- a CDS encoding RNA helicase, producing the protein MANKRKLNEHDVPEEESPQLTKRRASDASQSDVPTTPSKPTTAPAASFAEFELEPRLLRGIRDQRWSAPTAVQSKAIPLALQGRDILARSGTGTGKTAAYLLPVLHNALRQKGKTSLILVPTKELALQITKVAKALSTHCGQDIRIQNIAGKESEVVTKAKLADNPDVVIATPARASANINNGALSVAELAHLVVDEGDLVMGYGFKEDLDQIAQSIPKGVQIFLMSATLNTEVESLGSLLCTDPVVLKLDDLDKDAQKVKQYVIKCAEEEKFLLIYAMFKLRLIKGKTIVFVGDTDRSYRVKLFLEQFGIKSCVLNSELPLASRLHIVEEFNKNIYNILIASDETEILGLRKDDGTSRPRKKSKTEKKAADTDSGVSRGIDFLNVSCVLNFDFPSSYKSYFHRIGRTARAGKSGTAISFIIPKDKYRKHKPTTFAACENDEEILDKVEKHQTDGQKLENYNFDMKRLEPFRYRFGDALRSVTRIAIREARIKEIRMELSKSQKLSRYFEENPEALAHLRHDQTLNHPARIQPHLKHIPDYLLPGGRKPEDVGFVGLNMPKPGGRKFVKGGGRRKVVRGKNGKVDPLKTFNARGKGKK; encoded by the exons ATGGCGAACAAGCGCAAGCTCAATGAACACGATGTCCCTGAAGAAGAATCTCCGCAGCTTACGAAACGCAGAGCGAGCGATGCATCCCAGAGCGACGTGCCCACCACACCGTCCAAGCCTACAACCGCGCCTGCTGCATCTTTCGCCGAATTCGAACTTGAGCCACGACTACTGcggggtataagagaccaGAGGTGGAGCGCACCGACTGCTGTACAATCGAAAGCCATTCCTCTTGCCTTACAAGGTCGTGACATTTTGGCGCGCAGTGGCACGGGCACAGGCAAAACAGCAGCGTACCTTCTCCCTGTCCTCCACAACGCCCTGCGACAGAAAGGCAAAACCTCCTTGATTCTTGTCCCTACCAAAGAGCTAGCTCTACAGATCACCAAAGTTGCCAAGGCACTCTCGACACACTGCGGGCAGGACATCCGGATACAGAACATTGCTGGCAAAGAATCAGAGGTTGTCACGAAAGCAAAGCTGGCGGACAACCCAGACGTAGTCATTGCAACACCTGCGCGAGCGAGTGCGAACATCAACAATGGTGCACTGTCTGTGGCAGAGCTCGCGCACTTGGTCGTCGATGAGGGAGACTTGGTCATGGGCTATGGATTCAAGGAAGACCTCGACCAGATTGCGCAAAGCATTCCAAAGGGCGTTCAGATCTTCCTCATGTCCGCCACACTCAACACTGAAGTTGAGTCACTTGGCAGCTTGCTATGCACTGACCCGGTAGTGCTGAAGCTAGACGATCTGGACAAGGATGCGCAGAAGGTCAAGCAATATGTTATCAAGTGCGcagaggaggagaagttctTGTTGATCTACGCCATGTTCAAGCTCAGGCTAATCAAGGGCAAGACTATCGTCTTTGTTGGCGACACTGACCGCTCGTACCGCGTCAAGCTGTTCCTCGAGCAATTCGGCATCAAGTCGTGTGTATTGAACTCGGAGCTGCCGCTGGCGTCGCGCCTACACATCGTCGAAGAGTTCAACAAGAACATTTACAACATTCTGATCGCATCAGATGAGACTGAGATCTTGGGGTTAAGGAAGGATGACGGTACCTCACGGCCAAGGAAGAAGTCAAAGACAGAGAAGAAGGCTGCCGATACTGACTCCGGCGTTTCTCGCGGTATCGATTTCCTCAATGTTTCCTGCGTCCTCAACTTCGATTTTCCCTCTTCTTACAAGTCGTACTTCCACCGGATCGGCCGAACCGCGCGTGCCGGAAAGTCTGGCACCGCCATTTCCTTCATCATTCCTAAGGACAAGTACCGCAAGCACAAGCCGACAACATTTGCAGCCTGTGAGAACGACGAAGAGATTTTGGACAAGGTGGAGAAGCACCAGACGGATGGGCAGAAGCTGGAGAACTACAACTTTGACATGAAGCGCCTTGAGCCCTTTAGGTACCGTTTTGGCGATGCTCTGCGGTCGGTCACAAGGATCGCTATCCGCGAAGCACGCATTAAGGAGATCAGGATGGAGCTGTCCAAGTCGCAGAAGCTCTCCCGCTAC TTCGAGGAGAACCCCGAAGCGCTCGCCCATCTCCGTCACGATCAGACCCTCAATCACCCCGCTCGCATACAACCCCATCTCAAGCACATTCCAGACTACCTGCTTCCAGGTGGAAGGAAACCCGAAGACGTCGGCTTCGTTGGGTTGAACATGCCCAAGCCTGGTGGCAGGAAGTTTGTCAAGGGTGGTGGAAGGAGGAAGGTCGTTCGCGGAAAGAACGGGAAAGTTGATCCGCTGAAAACATTCAATGCGAGgggcaagggcaagaaaTAG